A stretch of the Serratia marcescens genome encodes the following:
- a CDS encoding glycosyltransferase family 9 protein, with the protein MSKQWKIAAANAGLRLYTRIAGNFRPAASFDSQQSFERIVIFSTSALGDLMFNTPAIRALCERYPGAQITLVSSHKNRQLVEGSPCFHDVIYWDHKAKDMLGVIRRLRKNRPQLAVILHSKAPYDVLVAIATGCQYLFKDVYGNKPSGMERWLTGVSHSTGGHLIQRKLDMVGQLGCRTDNPDMFIPIAFPSLAKPAGKILIGFQMGASETLRRWPVDRFVELAQRLLAHSPDCQIALIGSKAERSLEREFMAGLSEEQQQRVVSHIGATTLPQLLATIANLQVLVTGDTGPLHLAVALKTATVSLFVTANPRHTGPYQDSERHQVMHVPVDSAALSAAQRHQPLSIIAAEQVLEKTLAALPPVHA; encoded by the coding sequence ATGTCTAAACAGTGGAAAATAGCGGCGGCCAACGCCGGTTTGCGTCTCTATACCCGCATCGCGGGCAATTTCCGGCCCGCAGCGAGCTTCGATTCGCAGCAATCCTTTGAGCGCATCGTGATTTTCTCCACCAGCGCCCTCGGCGATCTGATGTTCAATACGCCCGCCATTCGCGCACTGTGCGAACGCTACCCCGGCGCGCAAATCACGTTGGTCTCCAGCCACAAAAACCGGCAGTTGGTCGAAGGCAGCCCCTGCTTTCATGACGTGATTTACTGGGACCACAAGGCCAAAGACATGTTGGGCGTTATCCGGCGCCTGCGAAAAAATCGGCCACAGCTGGCGGTCATCCTGCACTCGAAGGCGCCTTACGACGTGCTGGTCGCCATCGCCACCGGTTGCCAATACCTGTTCAAAGACGTTTACGGCAACAAACCGAGCGGCATGGAGCGCTGGTTGACCGGCGTCAGCCACAGCACCGGCGGCCATTTGATTCAGCGCAAGCTGGATATGGTGGGGCAACTGGGATGCCGTACCGATAATCCCGACATGTTCATCCCGATCGCTTTTCCCTCGCTGGCGAAACCGGCGGGCAAGATCCTGATCGGCTTTCAGATGGGCGCCTCCGAAACGCTGCGCCGCTGGCCGGTCGACCGCTTTGTTGAGCTGGCGCAACGGCTGCTGGCGCACTCCCCCGACTGTCAGATCGCGTTGATTGGCAGTAAGGCGGAGCGCAGCCTCGAGCGGGAATTTATGGCGGGTTTGAGCGAGGAACAGCAACAGCGGGTGGTAAGCCATATCGGCGCGACCACGTTACCGCAACTGCTGGCAACCATCGCCAATCTGCAGGTGCTGGTGACCGGCGATACCGGCCCGCTCCACCTCGCCGTGGCGTTGAAAACTGCCACCGTCAGCCTGTTCGTCACCGCTAACCCGCGCCATACCGGCCCCTATCAGGACAGCGAGCGGCATCAGGTGATGCACGTGCCGGTTGACAGCGCCGCGCTGAGTGCCGCCCAGCGCCACCAACCGCTCAGCATCATCGCGGCGGAACAGGTGCTGGAGAAAACCCTGGCGGCGTTACCGCCTGTACACGCCTGA
- a CDS encoding O-antigen ligase family protein, with the protein MFTFSKPERCYRVGSALFLAFAFFSAIFCGQTRVNNLFHLAALLWLAAVFTWPPLRRQLWANRQARWGGGLALMFLLYYSLSALWGETPGDMPSALTHSAYILLYLAWLVTLLDGERRHQLLWAMLAGMTALCLYLTLVDAPSIYHLRETTARNPGPSNVIDLAGYAAIAILLSLMIFRDTGQKAALCFIPPLLAFMVLTQSRGPLIALALAVVVAMPYRHRPGRWLWFLLPGALAVVLAVVYSAIGEMLLTRFGELYQQSFVRISIWHHSLALIEQAPFFGYGFDKQLNFLNYTGELNHTTHSLYLGALLKGGCVGFLLLLALLGYGARLAIAHWCAGRRWEAGLFLFMLVFYSSQGMFVIANPAEFWYLFWLPLALLLSQPKRSPIRRVQAVTPPGFSPAPVPPR; encoded by the coding sequence ATGTTTACTTTCAGCAAGCCTGAGCGGTGTTATCGCGTCGGCAGCGCGTTGTTTTTAGCCTTCGCGTTTTTCAGCGCGATCTTTTGCGGGCAGACCCGCGTCAACAACCTGTTTCATCTGGCAGCGCTGCTGTGGCTGGCCGCCGTGTTCACCTGGCCGCCGCTGCGGCGGCAACTGTGGGCCAATCGTCAGGCGCGGTGGGGCGGCGGGCTGGCGCTGATGTTTTTGCTTTATTATTCCCTCAGCGCGCTGTGGGGCGAGACGCCGGGCGACATGCCGTCGGCCCTGACCCACAGCGCCTATATCCTGCTCTATCTCGCCTGGCTGGTGACGCTGCTCGACGGTGAGCGGCGTCATCAGCTGCTGTGGGCGATGCTGGCCGGCATGACGGCGCTGTGCCTGTATCTGACGCTGGTCGATGCCCCGTCGATTTATCATCTGCGGGAAACCACCGCCCGCAATCCGGGGCCGAGCAACGTGATCGATCTGGCCGGTTACGCCGCCATCGCCATTTTGTTGAGCCTGATGATTTTCCGCGATACCGGGCAAAAAGCGGCGCTGTGCTTTATCCCGCCGCTGCTGGCGTTCATGGTGCTGACGCAAAGCCGCGGCCCGCTGATCGCGCTGGCGCTCGCGGTGGTGGTGGCGATGCCTTATCGACACCGGCCGGGACGGTGGCTGTGGTTTCTGTTGCCCGGCGCGCTGGCTGTGGTTCTCGCCGTCGTTTACAGCGCGATCGGCGAAATGCTGCTGACGCGCTTTGGCGAGCTGTATCAACAGAGCTTTGTTCGCATCAGCATCTGGCACCACAGCCTGGCGCTGATTGAACAGGCGCCGTTCTTCGGCTACGGCTTTGATAAGCAGCTTAATTTCCTCAATTACACCGGCGAGCTGAATCACACTACGCACAGCCTGTACCTTGGCGCGTTGCTGAAGGGCGGCTGCGTGGGGTTCCTGTTGTTGCTGGCGCTGCTGGGATATGGCGCGCGGCTCGCCATCGCACACTGGTGCGCAGGGCGGCGCTGGGAGGCGGGCCTGTTTCTGTTTATGCTGGTGTTCTACAGTTCGCAGGGCATGTTTGTGATCGCCAATCCGGCGGAGTTTTGGTACCTGTTTTGGCTGCCGCTGGCGCTGCTGCTGTCGCAGCCAAAGCGGTCGCCGATCAGGCGTGTACAGGCGGTAACGCCGCCAGGGTTTTCTCCAGCACCTGTTCCGCCGCGATGA
- a CDS encoding LysR family transcriptional regulator — protein MSTNLSYALLPEMAVFVQVVESGSFSAAARKLGTSPSAVSRSVAKLEQALALQLLHRTTRKLRLSENGEEAFAHCRTLLAAADAVMAIGGRGAVEPEGLVSVSVPKAVGRFVLHPHMPEFLRRYPKVDVRLRLEDRYMDLIDDRVDLALRITDRPSPGLIGRQLMRIDHLLCATPHYLAQHGTPQHPHDLAAHSCIYLGETPSDAQWKFRRSGKTVTVNVRGRYAANHTGVRLDAVKQHIGIGSLPYFTARQALDDGEIVQVLPEWDFLSSYHGGLWLLYAPNQYLPPKLRVFIDYLVACLAQEPQLKRLA, from the coding sequence ATGAGCACAAATCTTTCTTACGCCCTGCTGCCCGAAATGGCCGTTTTCGTTCAGGTGGTAGAGAGCGGCAGTTTTTCCGCCGCCGCCCGTAAACTGGGCACTTCGCCTTCCGCCGTCAGCCGCAGCGTGGCGAAGCTCGAGCAGGCGCTGGCGCTGCAGCTGTTGCACCGCACCACCCGCAAACTGCGGCTGAGCGAAAACGGCGAAGAGGCGTTTGCGCACTGCCGCACCCTGCTGGCGGCGGCCGACGCGGTCATGGCGATCGGCGGGCGCGGCGCCGTGGAGCCCGAAGGGCTGGTCAGCGTCAGCGTGCCCAAGGCGGTGGGCCGCTTCGTGCTGCATCCGCACATGCCGGAGTTCCTGCGCCGCTACCCGAAGGTGGACGTGAGGCTGCGGCTGGAAGATCGCTACATGGATTTGATCGACGATCGGGTCGATCTGGCGCTGCGCATCACCGATCGCCCGTCGCCCGGGTTGATCGGCCGCCAGTTGATGAGAATAGACCATCTGCTGTGCGCCACGCCGCACTACCTGGCGCAGCACGGCACGCCGCAGCACCCGCACGATCTGGCGGCGCACAGCTGCATCTATCTGGGCGAAACGCCGAGCGACGCGCAATGGAAGTTCCGCCGCAGCGGCAAAACGGTGACGGTCAACGTGCGCGGCCGCTACGCCGCCAACCACACCGGCGTGCGGCTGGACGCGGTGAAACAGCATATCGGCATCGGCAGCCTGCCGTATTTTACCGCCCGCCAGGCGCTCGACGACGGCGAGATCGTGCAGGTGTTGCCGGAGTGGGATTTCCTCAGCAGCTATCACGGCGGCCTGTGGTTGCTTTACGCGCCTAACCAGTATCTGCCGCCCAAACTGCGGGTGTTTATCGACTATCTCGTCGCCTGCCTGGCGCAGGAGCCGCAGCTAAAGCGCCTTGCGTAG
- a CDS encoding helix-turn-helix domain-containing protein gives MNIKLDNLNQLIGARIRIEREARHWSLSDLAEQAGVSRAMVHKIERGESSPTAMLLGRLAGAFGLSMSKLIARAETQEGRLLRREDQPVWVDPESGYVRRHVSPRTDLPLDLVRIELPAGATIPMPASVYAFKRQLIWVLSGELVFLEGEARHDMAEGDCLELGPPADCRFENQSDQPCVYMVAVLSAA, from the coding sequence ATGAATATTAAATTAGACAATCTAAATCAGCTGATCGGCGCACGCATTCGCATTGAACGCGAGGCGCGCCACTGGTCGCTGTCCGATCTGGCCGAGCAGGCGGGCGTTTCACGGGCGATGGTGCATAAGATCGAGCGCGGCGAGAGCAGCCCGACGGCGATGCTGCTGGGCAGGCTGGCGGGGGCGTTCGGCCTCAGCATGTCCAAGCTGATCGCCCGGGCGGAAACGCAGGAAGGCCGGCTGCTGCGCCGGGAAGATCAGCCGGTCTGGGTCGATCCGGAGAGCGGCTACGTGCGGCGCCACGTGTCGCCACGCACCGATCTGCCGCTCGATCTGGTGCGTATCGAACTGCCGGCCGGCGCGACGATCCCGATGCCGGCTTCGGTGTATGCCTTCAAACGCCAGCTGATCTGGGTCTTATCCGGTGAGTTGGTCTTTCTTGAGGGTGAGGCACGCCATGACATGGCCGAGGGAGACTGCCTGGAGCTCGGCCCACCGGCGGACTGCCGCTTTGAAAACCAGAGCGACCAACCGTGCGTGTATATGGTGGCGGTGCTGAGCGCCGCCTGA
- a CDS encoding DUF2623 family protein has protein sequence MGDHFGKGLLAGLKAENLKPETELSRFCSDYKRGFVLGYAHHLAQRCGDENRAAFEAGQLSRAYGLGSEPMSEFFSGGDSRLAEKFFRAGYNRPTQG, from the coding sequence GTGGGTGACCATTTTGGCAAAGGGCTGTTGGCGGGGCTAAAGGCGGAGAACCTGAAGCCGGAGACGGAGCTGTCGCGCTTTTGCTCCGACTACAAGCGCGGCTTTGTGCTCGGCTATGCGCACCATTTGGCGCAGCGTTGCGGCGACGAAAACCGGGCGGCGTTCGAAGCCGGACAGCTGAGCCGCGCCTATGGCCTCGGCAGTGAGCCGATGAGCGAGTTCTTTTCCGGCGGCGACAGCCGGCTGGCGGAGAAGTTTTTCCGCGCCGGCTATAACCGGCCGACGCAGGGCTAG
- a CDS encoding GNAT family N-acetyltransferase: MIIRNATLSDSAAIAAIYNDAVLNSTAIWNEQTVDAANRAAWIGERQAAGYPVLVAVNGADEAIGYASFGDWRAWDGYRHTVEHSVYVHQAHRGEGIGKTLLIALIARAREIGKHVMVAGIESGNQASIQLHLALGFREVGRMEQVGAKFGQWLDLTFLQLTLDERAAPPAR, from the coding sequence ATGATTATACGAAATGCGACGCTCAGCGATAGCGCGGCGATTGCCGCCATCTATAACGACGCGGTGTTGAACAGCACCGCCATCTGGAATGAACAAACCGTGGATGCGGCCAACCGCGCGGCGTGGATCGGCGAACGGCAGGCGGCCGGCTACCCGGTGCTGGTGGCGGTGAACGGCGCGGACGAGGCGATCGGCTACGCGTCGTTCGGCGACTGGCGCGCCTGGGACGGCTATCGCCATACCGTAGAACACTCGGTGTATGTCCATCAGGCGCATCGCGGTGAAGGGATTGGCAAAACGCTGTTGATCGCCCTGATCGCACGGGCGCGGGAGATCGGCAAGCATGTGATGGTGGCCGGCATCGAATCCGGCAATCAGGCCTCTATTCAGCTGCATCTGGCGCTCGGGTTCCGCGAGGTGGGGCGCATGGAGCAGGTGGGCGCCAAATTTGGCCAATGGCTGGATCTGACTTTCCTGCAGCTGACGCTCGACGAGCGGGCGGCACCGCCGGCGCGCTGA
- a CDS encoding flavodoxin family protein, with amino-acid sequence MNTTHQSKRLVVLVGSPRRDGNSATLAQAILAGAAEAGTSASLHFLDDYLSGFLSDERHTPPPADRYAELFLEHFLPADGAVFCTPIYWYGMSAQTKAFFDRSFSFYSNAYPQAEQVHQRMSGKRIGLAVASEETYPGAALGIVHQIQEFSRYTHSAFVGVVHGAGNQRGEIARDPRNPLQAARELGREFFTRPYSDYQMDSPRSTQVWEE; translated from the coding sequence ATGAATACAACTCATCAATCCAAACGTTTGGTGGTGCTGGTCGGCAGCCCGCGCCGCGACGGCAACAGCGCCACGCTGGCGCAGGCGATCCTGGCGGGCGCCGCCGAAGCCGGCACATCCGCCAGCCTGCATTTTCTCGATGATTACCTGAGCGGTTTTCTGAGCGATGAACGCCACACGCCGCCGCCGGCCGATCGCTACGCCGAGCTGTTCCTTGAGCACTTCCTGCCGGCTGACGGCGCGGTATTTTGCACGCCGATTTACTGGTACGGCATGTCGGCGCAAACCAAAGCCTTTTTCGATCGCTCGTTCAGCTTCTATTCCAACGCCTACCCTCAGGCGGAACAGGTGCACCAGCGCATGAGCGGCAAGCGCATCGGGCTGGCGGTGGCGTCGGAAGAAACCTACCCCGGCGCGGCGCTGGGCATCGTGCATCAGATCCAGGAGTTCAGCCGCTACACCCATTCCGCGTTCGTCGGCGTGGTGCACGGCGCCGGCAACCAGCGCGGCGAGATCGCCCGCGATCCGCGCAACCCGCTGCAGGCCGCCCGCGAACTGGGGCGCGAGTTCTTCACCCGCCCCTACTCGGATTATCAGATGGACAGCCCGCGCAGCACGCAGGTCTGGGAGGAGTAA
- the alkB gene encoding DNA oxidative demethylase AlkB, producing the protein MTIDLFEDALPPPWREEIAPGAVVMHGFVRDHGPELLAAVQGVVVQVPWRHLTTPGGHVMSVAMSWCGNGWTSDSRGYRYSERDARSGKRWPAIPPILMALADEAAQQAGFGPFVPDSCLMNRYDPGSKLSLHQDKDEHDFGAPIVSVSLGLPAVFQFGGLQRSDRARRIPLAHGDVVVWGGPARLCFHGILPVKEGYHSLVGPHRINITLRKAL; encoded by the coding sequence ATGACAATCGATCTTTTTGAAGACGCGCTGCCGCCGCCGTGGCGCGAAGAGATCGCCCCCGGCGCGGTGGTGATGCACGGCTTCGTGCGCGATCACGGGCCGGAACTGCTGGCGGCGGTGCAGGGCGTAGTCGTCCAGGTGCCGTGGCGGCATTTGACCACGCCCGGCGGGCACGTGATGTCGGTGGCGATGAGCTGGTGCGGCAACGGCTGGACCAGCGACAGCCGCGGCTACCGCTATTCGGAACGCGACGCGCGCAGCGGCAAACGCTGGCCGGCCATTCCCCCCATCCTGATGGCGCTGGCGGACGAAGCCGCGCAGCAGGCGGGATTCGGCCCCTTCGTGCCGGATTCTTGTCTGATGAACCGTTACGATCCGGGCAGCAAGCTGTCGCTGCATCAGGATAAAGACGAGCACGACTTCGGTGCGCCGATCGTCTCGGTGTCGCTCGGGCTGCCGGCGGTGTTTCAGTTCGGCGGGCTGCAACGCAGCGACCGGGCGCGGCGCATCCCATTGGCGCACGGCGATGTGGTGGTATGGGGCGGCCCGGCGCGGCTCTGTTTTCACGGCATCCTGCCGGTCAAGGAAGGTTACCACTCGCTGGTGGGGCCGCACCGCATCAACATCACGCTACGCAAGGCGCTTTAG
- a CDS encoding nitroreductase family protein, with product MSQPRTSDYPIDAQFIERWSPRAMANDAIDDQTLLSFFEAARWSPSAYNIQPWRFAYSKHGSDSWEKYLEFLIDFNRGWAQHASALVVIVSKTTSLNGERWVDNPTHAFDTGAAWASLAHQAHLKGWLTHCMSGIHHDKIKTALQLPDDYAVHAMVAIGKPGDKARLPDFLQEKEAPSGRLPLGKTVSEGLNFTL from the coding sequence ATGAGCCAGCCAAGAACCTCCGATTACCCGATTGATGCGCAATTTATCGAACGCTGGTCGCCGCGCGCGATGGCCAACGACGCCATCGACGATCAAACGCTGCTGAGCTTTTTTGAAGCGGCGCGCTGGTCGCCATCGGCCTACAACATTCAGCCGTGGCGCTTTGCCTACAGCAAGCACGGTTCCGACAGCTGGGAGAAATACCTGGAATTCCTGATCGACTTCAACCGCGGCTGGGCGCAGCACGCCTCGGCGCTGGTAGTGATCGTTTCCAAAACCACCAGCCTGAACGGCGAACGGTGGGTGGACAACCCGACCCACGCGTTCGACACCGGCGCTGCCTGGGCCAGCCTGGCGCATCAGGCGCACCTGAAAGGCTGGCTGACCCACTGCATGAGCGGCATTCACCACGACAAGATTAAGACGGCGCTGCAGCTGCCGGACGACTATGCGGTGCACGCCATGGTGGCGATCGGCAAACCGGGCGACAAGGCCCGCCTGCCGGATTTCCTGCAGGAAAAAGAGGCGCCGTCGGGCCGCCTGCCGCTGGGCAAGACCGTCAGCGAAGGGCTGAATTTCACGCTGTGA
- a CDS encoding sugar glycosyltransferase, with translation MGSFFKQIYRYSHARPYRHNENLWPYVKIARGEGGEIAALWYKHRPVPIVTLSELRNSCRGPALLTATGPSVKALRFENIPAMPAIGVNGAYCLHRQVDFRFYVIVDMGFIDNRPEIVRDVIQRTELTLFTTVHGVARILDRFGPAAIGCRLAIVEDAACKIYRPRIDSGALWDHYCRENGVVFAAESRMLGFSQDIRCGIFDAGTVAYWALQIIAYLGFRQLFIAGLDMNNFHQPRFYETEQDRLPTFLADKVESLVIPAFRHAGAIMKKQQIAIKNLSLHSAIGSDIFEKVDGNVYFQQA, from the coding sequence ATGGGCTCTTTTTTTAAGCAGATCTACCGCTATTCCCACGCGCGCCCTTATCGGCATAACGAAAACCTCTGGCCCTACGTGAAGATCGCGCGCGGCGAAGGCGGTGAAATCGCCGCCTTATGGTACAAGCACCGGCCGGTGCCGATCGTCACATTGAGCGAACTGCGCAACAGCTGCCGGGGGCCGGCGTTGCTGACGGCTACCGGCCCGTCGGTGAAGGCGCTGCGCTTCGAAAATATTCCCGCCATGCCCGCCATCGGGGTCAACGGCGCCTATTGCCTGCATCGGCAGGTGGATTTTCGCTTCTACGTCATCGTGGACATGGGGTTTATCGATAACCGCCCGGAGATCGTGCGCGACGTCATTCAACGGACTGAGCTGACGCTGTTCACCACCGTGCACGGCGTGGCGCGCATTCTCGATCGCTTTGGCCCGGCGGCGATCGGTTGCCGATTGGCGATCGTCGAAGACGCGGCCTGCAAGATTTATCGCCCCCGGATCGACAGCGGCGCGCTGTGGGATCACTACTGCCGGGAAAACGGCGTGGTCTTTGCCGCCGAGAGCCGCATGCTCGGCTTCAGCCAGGATATCCGCTGCGGCATTTTCGATGCCGGCACCGTGGCCTATTGGGCGCTGCAAATCATCGCCTATCTTGGCTTCAGGCAGCTGTTTATCGCCGGGCTGGACATGAACAATTTCCACCAACCGCGCTTTTACGAAACCGAGCAGGATCGGTTGCCGACGTTTCTGGCGGACAAGGTGGAGTCGCTGGTGATCCCCGCTTTTCGACACGCCGGCGCGATCATGAAAAAGCAGCAGATCGCGATAAAAAACCTCTCCCTGCACAGCGCTATCGGCAGCGATATCTTCGAGAAGGTGGACGGCAATGTTTACTTTCAGCAAGCCTGA
- a CDS encoding LysR substrate-binding domain-containing protein yields MFATLPVNALRTFESAARLCSFKLAAAELAVTPTAISHQIKALEQQLGFALFERVPRGVRLTPKGETLFAGVHGALLDIAATLEGLRPQPSTGSLCVSVTHSFAALWLVPRLGRFYQAYPHYLVRLEACAEVIDLQQDASVDVAVRYSRAQYPALHQTARLEESFGVYAAPGLAAAEPENPVLITVKWGDSALYDSGWHDWCRAAGVDWWQRHAAMRSYHEEHYALQAAVAGQGLVLASSVMVSDMVDNGLLVAYRPEVRVPGAAYSVLCAPGRERHPPVRAFLAWLQQELPQGNGTK; encoded by the coding sequence ATGTTCGCCACGCTGCCCGTCAACGCATTACGCACCTTTGAATCCGCCGCTCGCCTGTGCAGCTTCAAGCTGGCGGCGGCCGAGCTGGCGGTGACGCCGACGGCGATTTCGCACCAGATCAAAGCGCTGGAACAGCAGTTGGGGTTTGCGCTGTTCGAGCGGGTGCCGCGCGGCGTGCGGCTGACGCCGAAAGGCGAAACGCTGTTTGCCGGGGTGCACGGCGCGCTGCTGGACATCGCCGCCACGCTCGAGGGCCTGCGGCCGCAGCCCAGCACCGGATCGCTGTGCGTCTCGGTCACGCACTCTTTTGCGGCGCTGTGGCTGGTGCCGCGTCTGGGGCGTTTCTATCAGGCGTACCCGCACTATCTGGTGCGCCTGGAGGCCTGCGCCGAGGTGATCGATCTGCAGCAGGACGCCAGCGTGGACGTGGCGGTGCGTTACAGCCGCGCGCAGTATCCCGCGCTGCATCAGACGGCGCGGCTGGAGGAAAGCTTTGGCGTTTACGCTGCGCCGGGGCTGGCCGCCGCCGAGCCGGAAAACCCGGTGCTGATCACCGTCAAGTGGGGGGATTCGGCGCTGTACGACAGCGGCTGGCATGACTGGTGCCGGGCCGCCGGCGTAGACTGGTGGCAGCGCCATGCGGCGATGCGCAGCTATCACGAGGAGCATTACGCTCTGCAGGCGGCGGTGGCCGGGCAGGGGCTGGTGCTCGCCAGCTCGGTGATGGTGTCCGATATGGTGGACAACGGCCTGCTGGTGGCGTACCGGCCGGAGGTGCGCGTACCGGGCGCCGCCTACAGCGTGCTGTGCGCGCCGGGGCGCGAGCGGCATCCGCCGGTCAGGGCGTTTCTCGCCTGGCTGCAGCAGGAGCTGCCGCAGGGTAATGGCACGAAATAA
- a CDS encoding alanyl-tRNA editing protein, with amino-acid sequence MIERRYYYSDDVQGQAQVLSCAPAEAGAYAVELDATLFHPQGGGQPSDVGTLGGVAVLRVQQQGDTVLHFTAAPLPLGPVTMQIDEAQRRLHARWHSGGHLIGWLGETRGWRPVKAHHWPGEGRITFTPGPDAQTVEADFLQAELARLIAADLPRRQQAVGGMRQVGFGELPAYGCGGTHVATLAEVGAIAITGVKMKKGQLIVQYELS; translated from the coding sequence ATGATCGAACGACGTTATTACTACAGCGACGATGTACAGGGCCAGGCGCAGGTGTTGAGCTGCGCGCCGGCCGAGGCGGGCGCTTACGCCGTAGAGCTCGATGCCACGCTGTTCCACCCGCAGGGCGGTGGCCAGCCGTCCGACGTGGGGACGTTAGGCGGCGTCGCCGTGCTACGGGTGCAGCAGCAAGGGGATACCGTGCTGCACTTTACCGCTGCGCCGCTGCCGCTCGGGCCGGTTACGATGCAAATCGATGAAGCGCAGCGCCGCCTGCACGCCCGCTGGCACTCCGGCGGGCATCTGATCGGCTGGCTGGGCGAAACACGAGGCTGGCGGCCGGTCAAGGCGCATCATTGGCCGGGGGAAGGGCGCATCACGTTTACGCCAGGCCCGGATGCGCAGACGGTAGAAGCGGACTTTTTGCAGGCGGAGCTGGCGCGCTTGATCGCCGCCGATTTACCGCGCCGCCAACAGGCGGTGGGCGGTATGCGCCAGGTCGGTTTCGGCGAACTGCCCGCCTACGGCTGCGGCGGCACCCATGTCGCCACGCTGGCGGAGGTGGGGGCAATTGCGATCACCGGCGTAAAGATGAAGAAAGGGCAGCTGATTGTGCAGTATGAGCTGAGTTGA
- the nac gene encoding nitrogen assimilation transcriptional regulator NAC — protein MNFRRLKYFVKIVDIGSLTQAAEVLHIAQPALSQQLATLEGELKQQLLIRTKRGVQPTEAGNILYAHAQTILRQCEQAQSAVNSAGQAMSGQVSLGLASGSTAAQLALPLLQTLRDQQPGILLSLHENSGAALAGQVANQTLDMAMVYGAKMPAGLHAIALMREDLYLVATRAVPHPGNSVELLDVARLNLFLPREGDAVRNQLEEAMALRKLAINVVGEIESSGALSAAIAGGLGATVLPESVARAMIGPAKAWMARINAPTMSVPLALCMSGQQALSAPALLVKDMLLSIAGGRSQEKRALALVR, from the coding sequence ATGAATTTCAGACGTCTGAAGTACTTCGTGAAAATCGTTGATATCGGCAGCCTGACCCAGGCAGCGGAGGTGTTGCACATCGCCCAACCGGCGCTCAGCCAGCAGCTGGCGACGCTGGAAGGGGAGCTGAAGCAACAACTGCTGATCCGCACCAAGCGGGGCGTACAGCCGACCGAAGCCGGCAATATTCTCTATGCCCACGCGCAGACCATTCTGCGCCAGTGTGAGCAGGCGCAGAGCGCGGTCAACAGCGCCGGGCAGGCGATGAGCGGCCAGGTGTCTCTCGGGTTGGCGTCGGGCAGCACCGCGGCGCAGCTGGCGCTGCCGCTGCTGCAGACCCTGCGCGATCAGCAACCGGGCATCCTGCTCAGCCTGCATGAAAACAGCGGCGCGGCGCTGGCCGGGCAGGTGGCCAACCAGACGCTGGACATGGCGATGGTCTACGGCGCCAAGATGCCCGCCGGGCTGCACGCCATCGCACTGATGCGGGAAGATCTCTATCTGGTGGCGACGCGCGCGGTGCCGCATCCCGGCAACAGCGTCGAACTGCTGGACGTGGCGCGGCTGAACCTGTTCCTGCCGCGCGAGGGCGATGCGGTGCGCAATCAGCTGGAAGAGGCGATGGCGCTGCGTAAATTGGCGATCAACGTGGTGGGAGAGATCGAATCCTCGGGCGCGCTGAGCGCCGCGATCGCCGGCGGGCTGGGGGCGACCGTGCTGCCGGAATCGGTGGCGCGCGCGATGATCGGCCCGGCCAAGGCCTGGATGGCGCGCATCAATGCGCCGACGATGTCGGTGCCGCTGGCGCTGTGCATGTCGGGCCAACAGGCGTTGTCCGCCCCGGCGTTGCTGGTCAAAGACATGTTGCTGTCGATCGCCGGCGGCCGCAGCCAGGAGAAACGCGCGCTGGCGCTGGTGCGTTGA
- a CDS encoding DMT family transporter, producing MNMLLLLIAAGMGLVVQNLLMVRITESVSTILITLVINSSVGLLLLVGLLLAKNGLGAVAEVTGAARWWMLLPGLLGSLFVFAGILGYQKLGAAATISILVASQLCMGLLVDVYRAGPAALRENLPALFGALLLVAGAYLVAKRSF from the coding sequence ATGAATATGCTATTGCTGCTGATCGCGGCGGGAATGGGACTGGTGGTGCAGAATCTGCTGATGGTGCGCATTACCGAAAGCGTCTCGACCATCCTTATCACGCTGGTGATCAACTCCAGCGTCGGTTTGCTGCTGTTGGTGGGGTTGTTGCTGGCCAAAAACGGCCTCGGCGCGGTGGCGGAAGTGACCGGCGCCGCCAGGTGGTGGATGCTGCTGCCGGGGCTGCTGGGATCGCTGTTCGTGTTTGCCGGTATCCTGGGCTACCAAAAACTGGGGGCGGCGGCCACCATCTCGATCCTGGTCGCCAGCCAGCTGTGCATGGGGCTGCTGGTGGACGTCTACCGCGCCGGCCCGGCGGCGCTGCGCGAGAATCTGCCGGCGCTGTTCGGCGCTTTGCTGCTGGTGGCGGGCGCCTATCTGGTGGCGAAACGCAGTTTTTGA